The genome window GTAACTTGGCGGGCGAACCCGCCATTTACTCAACTGTTAATAGGAACACCTTGTCTAAATAAATCCCCCCTTAGCTTTCCCTTAGCTTTAATGACAGGCTGCCTGAGTGGTGTTTTTAAATCGATTGTTGTACTTTCGGCTTTGAAtgcgttttggtgttgcttttgtttgccaatttttgtatggtatttattTGAGCCTCCTCAGTATTtatatacttcctgtttttagctttaaatattgtcttttaatgatgtaagctgcctcgaatccttttcaaggagaaaggcagagtaaaattaatttaaataaataaatgctgaataATAATTTGCTTTGCTGGTTTGTGGAGTCTTTATGCAAGTCAAgaagcaccggggggggggggttataaccACTAAACTGGAGgtgaggagaaaggtcttcctcctcatctgttttttcatttaattatatAGTTGCCTATTTCTACTATTTCCGCACCACTTGATCTAATAGAATCTGGATGTGTGCAGATTTAATTTTGGACTATAATccccataattcttcaggcaccaTGACCACTTCTGTCTGCCTGGGGAATCCAGGGAATTCTAAGCCCAGAAACACAAATCTCCACACCACCAATAAAAGTATAAATCTAATAGCTGGGCTGGGTAGCTTAGGTATTTGCGGTTGgcattttgattccccactgtatgtctctggagaagagccagcccgtgtaaccttgggcaagctgcacagtctcacaGCACTCCCAGAACAAGGGAAGGGtcaaccgcttctgagtattctgtacctgtaaaaccctgaaaaggtttgccataagtcagaattgtgaATTATTTAATGGCATCACAGGGGTGAAGCAGTCTGTTAATTTACAACTGTAATGCCCATAACCCTCTGAatgtatctagaaaatcctggaaagagatgccataaatcagaatcaacctggcagaactattattattattattattattattattattattattattattattattattattattattattattattattattattattattattattattattattattattattattattattattaacagttaaaacccatttaaaaagcCGACAAAGGCTCCAAAACAGTTCTAGAATAAATTTTACACGTGATCCGCTTAACAACAGCCGTCATAATCAGGTATATTTTTCAGCCTTAAAACGGAATACAGTCTCCCCTCTTTTCCAGGCTATGCAAGAATGCATTGATGGACCAATCAAATAATAATTCTTTAATATGTATCCATTTTTGTACAGTCCAATCACGAAAGCAGCGAGACTGGGTCAAACTAACCGAGGGCTTATTCAGATAGAGAatctacttttctttttaaaaaggagagagataacATTGAGAGTTTTTTTCAGGAGAGATCGAGAGAGAGAAGGGTTTGGGGATTTTGTGTCTAGGAAGAAGCGGCAGACAGAAACGTCCGTAAGGTCTGAGCTAGTTGGATCGCAAGCAGGGCTGGCGGGCACCCAAGGGTGAGCTTAAAAAGATGTGGCCTTCTGGAGCTTTTCCAGGGGTGGCTCCCTGTGGCTTTGTGGTCTTTGGAACTCCCAGCCTCAACGTCTTAGAGTCCATAGGAGTTTGTGtgtgggaagggggggaaaggaggtgaaaatgaaaaaggagtGCCCGCAGATCCGCCGGCTGGCCCAGAagacagacggggggggggggcaaaaaaagCAGCCGCAAAAGGTGGAAGCCCCATGAATTGGGGCAACTTGGCTGTATTTTGGGGGTTTGGGCTCAGAGCGGGCTGGGAACTGGGATGCCATTTGGAAAGTGTCCACAAACATTCAGATCATCCAGGGAGGCCTTGCTCTTGGTCCCATGCCCTTCACAGGTGCCTCTGATGGGGATACAGGAGCAGTTCTTTTCTTGTGGCTCctccccagactctggaactccctgccacttgGAAACAAGGCTGGTCCCATATTGGCCAacaggcaaagagctttctccTCAGGCCGGCTTTGAGGCCGAAGCACCGGCTCACCTGAGTAGGGGTGTTTTCAACAGAGCCTTGGGCTTTTGAAGGCATtttggtgttttgcttttttgtgagAGGCCACTTTTTAATgtggcattttgttttggttcttgTCCGATGCGTAGGTACTtccctgcttttaaaatattggattttGAGGGTGGAAGCTGCCTGGGGTCtgctttaaggagaaaggcggggtaaataaaataaaataaatcaatgcaTGCTGGCCTACAGCGGCTGAATTTTCCACCCACACCCACAGAATATGGCCGTCACTCTCTCTTCGTGGTCTTTTcgcctcatctttttttttaaatcgtcCGCCATCTTGGCTCATCTCCTCAGCCGGCCCTTTTTTCTCAACCTCAGCCTTGCCTCTGAATCTCCTCAGAAGCCTAGGTGGGCACCGGTTTCTTCAGAAATCTCTCCAAAATCACTTCAGAAATCCACTACTGAATCACCTTGAGGTGATTCGGAGGTTTCTCCACATTTCCTCAGAAATCTCATtaattttcccttcccccccctccctgccagcATCTCCTCCAGCTGTCTCCAAGTTTCCTGTgagcttcttttttaaatatactgtatattctctaATTTCCTCTAAATTCCTTCGCCTCCATCTTGGcccaaaaacgctccaaaaaatCCCAAGGCCATCTCTCTCTGTAAATAGGAGGCTCAATGGGTGGATTTTGAATCTTTGGGCACAAAAAGCCATAAAGCCACTTACATTCTTTTGCAAGGAACGTTTCTGCATTTTCTTCACATTTGGCAATGGAACTCTACATGatcaattaaaaaagagagagagagagagagagaggaaaaatttAGATTTTGTGAGATACTAAACAGATATAGCGATCAGTAGATGTCGTGACATGGGTCTCCCCAGGGGCAAACCATGGATTTTGGCCATCTCCACCAAGATTTCTTTGTGTTCACCTGTCATTATTTGAAATAAAGGGTTTGATTTCCTGTGGGATTCCATTGGGAGTCAAGGGTAGCTGCCCTTGGAGACATAACCTTAGGtgagcccaagacattttgccgcctgaagcaaaagcaaaaggcaCCCTTCTTTGCCAACCACGTGCCAATCAGCCAAGGCTGCTGGGTTTTATTCCAATATCTGCAATGGGGGAGTCTCCTCTCCAGCGCACGAGGGATGGTAGCATGACAAACGAGGAAGTGTAGGGCTGCCCATATGGTGGATGCTGTTTTTTATCTGTCTgccactccctccctctcttagCATTTGGTTCTGGGTGCCCACAAAGGgcagaaaaatcaaaattttgGTTTGGCTTTGGGTGCCCAGAAAGGGCAGAAAAACCAGAATTTTGGGGGGTGTAGTTAACTGCCGAAGAATGGGACCAAAATGTCTTGATGCCTGGTTGTGTGGCCACCAAGTTCGATCCCAGCAGCCTCGGTCTTGTGGGAAGGCAGACAGAAAGCGGAATTTGTTTCCAAAGTCCTGAAATGACGTTCAGAAAATTATAGTGCCCCAAATGTTGTTGTGCTGACATTTTTCGTGGACCCGTGCATGGATATGAGAAAGAGGGATTTAGATATGGCTGTTGACTAACATTCTGCCCATGTTTATTGAGTTGAAACAGGGATGTATTAGTCTTTTGCAACATAGCAATGTGAAGGTGGCCCCAGGACGCAACAAACTGCCAAACAACCCTAGAAACAGGACCGCCATTATGTCGAGGAAGCAGATCTTCAAACTGAGCTTCTGGGCAATCTTCTTCGTTGGCCTTTTTGCTTTCTTGATCTTAGACAAGCAAAATCTTTTGACATTCCGGAAGCCGAAACGGTGAGTGAGGCAGACAAAATATGTTGGAATGACATCACTAAGAATACTTGTATATTAAAAGGAATCCATAACTGTGTTATGTTTTCCCCAATAAAGGAACCCAGGAGGATCGGACACAcagtccagaatcctgttggttaattAAGCCAGTGTAAGTGCAATGGGGGAGACTGCAGCAATAAATGGCTACTAGTGAGTAAATTGTTTCTTGCATCCTACATCATGGACCAACTCGCACAATGGATGAGGGATATAAGCAGTGACTCGTTAACCAGCAACAACTCCACAGTTATAGTTTTTTACCCATTGCACTTACACATTGCTGTTGTAATTAACCAATAGGATGCTGGCCATGGAACTTTTCAGCCAAACTACTGACCGGATAAGTGGAGTTCCCAAATTTCCAGGAAACTAAGgagggcaaacaaacaaactacccATTGAAGCTGGATGTTCTAGTTTACCTTAATTAGTCCCTGCGGTAATCTAAAGGCAACCCCATAGTAGAACATGGAAGAATTACACTttagaacagacctgggcaaagtgcggcccacgggccgctcctgtctggcccgccggtcgtcgctccagtccggtCCACCCGTcaccactcctgtctggcccacccGTCGCTGCTGAGTGAGCTGGAACACCggctccagtcacccagcacagcagtaagcaaaacttgTGAGATCCGGCGCTGGGATCTCACGAGTTTTGACTGTTATTCTTGAGCTGCAGGCTGTGgagcctgcagctcaagaggcCAGATGTGATCCTTGTGCAAGCAACGTGATGACACATCACATCGCCTGTGCGGGACAGAAGACAGTTGGAGAAGAAAGCCGtgggggaatggaggacaggtgagttagctcaatgtcgggtttttttccttccccccctgcGGTGAACGAATTACAATGCTCACATAATTAACTCCCTTAAAAGTTTatggagttaactatgtcagccttgtagtccATTTACCGCAGGGCCTCACTCAATGGGgtcctattactacccacaaattaggggcctattactacccacctaatgggggcatatttttaagtaaagttggttcggcccccaaacactgttcagatttttcatgtgcccccctatagaaattaattgcccgccCCTGCTTTAGAACTACAAGTTTGAGAATCTTCCAGACTACATGGCCAGGGACTCATGCTGTATTAAAAATCAAGAGAGAGTTGGAGAAttagggagaaaggcagatgTGGCCGAGGAGcattaagaaagaaaatgagtgatggggtgggaagggaaggaacGGGGGAAGAATGGGGGATTGTAGCAAAGGGGAGACCAATGTTTTTAATCCTTGATAGGCTGGTCCTTCTGCTCTTCATAGATAAATAATAACCAATGTCTTGAATTATCCCTGGAGACCAACTGGAAACCAAGGTAATTGGCATAGATTTGGAATGATAAGTTTACAAAACACTGAGAAAGGTGTGGTAATGTGAAGATGTCAGTCTtgtcctttcctcctttttctttcccttactTTGCTGTTTATCGGTAATGAGGAAAGTGGGATACTAGCAAGTCATAAGGCCTTCAAAACTTGCTTTAAATGTAGAAGGCATCGGGATTCCAAATTCAGTGTTGAAATGTACTGGATATCACACACAGTTTCACGGAGCCATGTTGAAAAAGCTGAATCCTTTTTGGGTGACTGCTCTTGGCAGATGTATTTGTATGTGTCTTGAGTCATTTTGTCTTTGTTATTAGGAGTAAAACAAGCAATTCGGAGGCTGTTAAAAATGAAACTCTGTCAGACAGAGATAAGAGCATGCTGCGGTATCTGTTACTCACACAGGATCGTCCTTGGGAACCCAATGCCACAGAAGTGCTCCAGTATAGGTAATGTTTCTATTTACTCACCCTTTCAGAGAGAatctgtaaggaaaaaaaaaactactgacTATGGAGTTTTCTGGGGCGAATTACACTACCTGTCTTTTAAAACTCCAGGTGAAATCATTTTtgtaataccatgtttccctgaaaataagacagagtcttatattaatttttgctccaaaatgcattaggggttatttttaggggatgttttatttttttcatgtacaacaatctacatttattcaaatacagtcatgtcatcatcttctggttgctgcacaatgttgcacaatggtggagggcggggtttcacgtAACTcaagcttattttgggggtagggcttatattacaaggaTCTTGAAAagtcatactggggcttattttcacgttgggtcttatttttggagaaacagggtaaaTTCAAAGCTGCTTATGACAAGCAAAACATTGAATTAGATTTCACAATGACATCAGTATATTTGAATCAAACGCACCacagtgcaataaataaataaaatatgtaatttaATATCAAATATATTAAGGGAGGGAAATGCTAacagtttaaaaaatattgtCATTAGAAACCTGGTGGAAAAATTATCCCTTTCCATAGACCCTTTTCAAAaaccagagagggagagagtttcTTTCATCCTAGACAGGAGATTCCAGAAATATGGGGCATCAGCCACAGAACAGCATCTGGACATCCCCATTCAAAAATAAGAGAAGACAGAAAATGAGACCCACTGTCTAGAGCTCAGTGGGGAACAAGTACATGGAAGAGGACAGTCCTCCTGAAGATACTAGCATGCACAAATCTTCACAGCAGGAGTGGAGAATTTCCAGATGTCTAGAGAGGGCTGAATATATTCACCCACTTGGAATCCTAGGCCACATTCTCCCAGCTGCTCATGGAGTAATGCACTTTTTAAAGTCACAAAAATCCAATCTCGTCGTCCCTTCACTAGATTTATCCTCTCGCTCACTTCCAAGCTTTGAGCCCAGGAAGTCTTTTCTTtaagacacaaacacacacaattccCCTGCCACTGGTGTGAGGATAAAAACATACCTACTGAAATCATCCTCGTTCTGTTTCTGaaggttttttctttcttacaattTAAACCAGGGCACAGCACCAAACATTTGGTGGGACAGtggttttgcttgcttgtttgtttgcttgcttgtttgcgtGCTGTTGTCTTTTCAATACTCCTTTCAAGGTACATTCTCAGCTCAATGTCCTGGTATTCATCCTAATGTGGCTCCTGTTCCTTGGCAGAGCCGGACTGGGAGCATGTTGCAATGCTTCCTCTCACCTCGTCCTAACCAAGCGAAACACACCATTAGGTTCCAACATGAAATGTGATGGAGAAAATTCAACAATCCCTGTCGAAGCTGATCTGCTAGCCCTACTTCCGGAGGTGAGTGGGGGGGGCAGTCGGGGgagtctttgttttgctttggaaaatGGTAAGGACTAGGCAGGAATCGGAAAGGAGCGATCCATAGGGGAAAGTCTGTGGTTGCCATTTTAAGGGCATCTGCATTTGTGGCCGCCAACGTAATTTTAACTGTGGCAAGAACTATATTTATTCTGTATTGTCTGTAGAAAAATTTCTATAGAAGGATTATTTGTCTCTCCTAAATGAACTACCATTCATTGCCTCTGCTTGCCATTTAGgcgataggtaaaggtaaatgttccccttgacattttagtccagtcgtctccgattctagggggcgatgctcatcttcgtttctaagccgtagagccagcctttgtccatagacagtttccgtgatcacgtggccagtatgactagacacagaacaccattaccttcccaccgaagtggtacctatttatctactcgcatttttacatgctcttGAAcacctaggttggcaggagctgggacaagtgttGGGAGTTCACACTGTTGCGTgattcaatcttatgatggctggtcttctgaccttgtagcacagaggcttctgcagtttaacctgcagtgccactatGTCCCTAACAAATTTAGGCCCTATTCAGGCCTACGTATTCAGGCCTAAATTGGCATGCAGAATAAAAATGTGAAGAGAGGGGTACCCTAGCTCTTCCCCCTTCATCTCTAATTTGGGTAAGGCGTCCTTCCAGCATGAAAGACAGCCGTCTGAAGCAAAGATTTCCCAGTATCCATGGTCACTCCATCTGCATTAGAACCTCATTTCTGGGTCTTCCAAATGATATGGTGAGCATTCAAAGATGGCAGGACCGCTGCTCCGGATTGTTGTCCTCTACATGTGtgggaagcagtggaagcagACCTAAAGAAGTCCCTGTCCTCCCACAGTTACTCTATACATGAGCTGTTACCTCAACCAATCTCTGAGAGAGGTAGAAAAGCTCCTCTTCATACATTTTCTCCACTCCATGTATCATTTTATGGATATCTGCCATATGCTGTTTTAGTTATTAGTTCTCTAGCCAAAAAGAGCTTAAAATGTTTTAACCTTTCCTCAAAAACAGCCTTACATTCCTTGATTGTTTTGGTTGTTCTTTTCACCAGATTtttcattgcccccccccccagttccatcTTTGCAAACTAGGGAATGTGCTTTACTTGACGATCCAAGAATACTACACTGGAAGATTCATAGCAGGATTTGAAATCAGAAAATGTTGAAATTTCCCAACAATAACCATGATGCGTTCTAGAATGTATCTGTTGCTCCAGTTATGTGAAACTGATTTTACAAAACCTGGGATGTAGTGATTCTTGCAAAAAGTAATGTGGTTTACCTAGATTGATCACAGAAGGCCAGTGCAGTACAGAAGTAGATGGGTTATGACTGCAATTTGATATAAATAGAAATTGTGGGTTAATTTTTGATTGCATACATTTTCCTTTGTATTTTGACTGATCACATACAAATATAATTTCTTTTGCACATTTATACAGAATTATTTTGACAAGtataaacatttttaattctgttctctactcttctccccccccaatcAATTCTAGACATCACCTTTCTTAGATTATCGATACAAGAACTGTGCAGTGGTAGGGAATGGAGGTATTTTACGAAACAGCTGCTGTGGGAAAGAGATTGACCAAGCAGATCTGGTGATCAGGTAACTCTTGAGGGTGATTTCTTTGCTGCACTTCAGATAGGTGGGTCATCAATAACACTGGGTGTTCACTCTCACAGATACAGATAGGAAGAATCTTTATACCTGAGTGTTGGTTACTCCCACATATTGAGTCATATCATCAGTCTAGGTTCACCAGCTACTGCTGTCTCTGGACTGTCAAAAACTGTCCAAAGTTTTGGCAAAGTCTTCACTGCAGAAGGGAAAGGCTGGTCTTGGATCCTTGGCCTAAATGTGCACCACTTCACCAGTGAGTTAGATCGCTGCTCAAAAGATTCCAGTGGTATTTTCTGCTGTTTCTAGCAGTAAGTCTCCAGGTTCGGAGGCAAAAAGAAGACCATTTTCAGCCCTGCCACTTGTGGTCTTTTCAACTGGAAGCCTTGAAGAATACATACTTTATAGGTGTAATTCTGCTCCAAAATGCTACTCTTGTGCACTCACATGTCCCATTCATGTGGGTGAGAATAAGCTCATCAAATCactttttctgtgtttgtgtgcaccGCATGCTAAGGTGTAAAAGAGGGAAAGAACTTGTACATAGAGCTGATGATCACTtacagcagtggtcagggaacaggggtaaattaccccaaatggggtaaaaatgaaaatcctgggggtaatgaggacaggcattttacccccaggcattttatttccgacaatGCTGTGTGTAGGCAGGCGTTCTGTCGCGGGGAGAACAAGCCCCGGCGAcaaactgcacagggcacctgcctgtcctcctcgcctccaaagtgGGGGAGACGGTGGCGTACAAGGCCAGCTGGATTCTTCGCCTGGCGgagccctggctggggctctccttcctggcCACGCCCACCTGCCCGGTGCGCTGGTGatgaggcccccttcccaccccgcctcacctgagctcatgccCAGTGGACCTGCCAGTCCTGTGGTGCCCGCCTAACCTCCCCAAGGATGCACTTTCCCAGCAGTGTGGCAGCTCCAGAGTGGCTGCCCGgatggtggccacaggtcccgggGCGGGGATCGGCCACGGATGGCAAGAGTCGGGGGGGGTAATGTCAATgtaaataattgggggggggggggtaaaaggtaaaaaagttccctgacccctgacttACAGCATGCACTTTCCCTGCTTATCCAGGTTCAACCTGCCTTCCATGAGTTTCCCTGAAGATGTGGGAACCAAGACAAACTTGGTGACCATCAACCCTAGCATCCTTATGGAAAGGTAAGCTGAGATGGGAGAAAATACAGATGCGTCAATCTTGTTCTGTCATCATGTCGGCAGCAAGAAGTAGTAACACTTATCTTCTGTTGCTTCACAATTGCCTTGTTTGTGTGAGTTTGATAGAATAGTGATGTTTGGTTCATTTACAAAGAAAGGAATGTGTGGATTTTACCTATTTAATGGTAAGCACAAAAACACCAGTATTAGAAAAACAGGTACATGTCAGTAGATGAGCTGGCTGCCAATATGCTTCCAGCCCAAAGCCAAAGTGCCGGAGACAACattttaaagccctaaaccacCTGGGTGTTTGGTACTTGAAGAAATGTCCTTTTACACATACACCTAACCACATAGATCCCTCAATCATGGGACTTTGCAAATTAGCACTACACCTACAGGAAagaacagaggggaggatggCCCTTCTCTTTGAGGATGGATCATGTTGGTCAGACCTCTCCCCAGATCCCAGGGTCCTCAGAAGTGAACTTACTCTTCTGGGAATGTCTCATGGCTTTGAATGGCtggttattgtttttttaatatgcatGT of Pogona vitticeps strain Pit_001003342236 chromosome 6, PviZW2.1, whole genome shotgun sequence contains these proteins:
- the LOC110087631 gene encoding alpha-2,8-sialyltransferase 8F isoform X1 → MSRKQIFKLSFWAIFFVGLFAFLILDKQNLLTFRKPKRSKTSNSEAVKNETLSDRDKSMLRYLLLTQDRPWEPNATEVLQYRAGLGACCNASSHLVLTKRNTPLGSNMKCDGENSTIPVEADLLALLPETSPFLDYRYKNCAVVGNGGILRNSCCGKEIDQADLVIRFNLPSMSFPEDVGTKTNLVTINPSILMERFQWLENRRKPFADVLRSYGDSLFLISGFSFSSGKDLSYRTLYTMEDFGLRPQAFFLNPHYLGNLSNYWRKKGFQPSRLSSGFFFVNVALEFCQHITLYGFWPFPLDLDGYFVPYHYYDNTFPKAGVHQMHTEFSHYLSMHIQNVLRLRLGNCQ
- the LOC110087631 gene encoding alpha-2,8-sialyltransferase 8F isoform X2, whose translation is MTHHIACAGQKTVGEESRGGMEDRSKTSNSEAVKNETLSDRDKSMLRYLLLTQDRPWEPNATEVLQYRAGLGACCNASSHLVLTKRNTPLGSNMKCDGENSTIPVEADLLALLPETSPFLDYRYKNCAVVGNGGILRNSCCGKEIDQADLVIRFNLPSMSFPEDVGTKTNLVTINPSILMERFQWLENRRKPFADVLRSYGDSLFLISGFSFSSGKDLSYRTLYTMEDFGLRPQAFFLNPHYLGNLSNYWRKKGFQPSRLSSGFFFVNVALEFCQHITLYGFWPFPLDLDGYFVPYHYYDNTFPKAGVHQMHTEFSHYLSMHIQNVLRLRLGNCQ